One segment of Bacteroides caecimuris DNA contains the following:
- a CDS encoding SusD/RagB family nutrient-binding outer membrane lipoprotein, giving the protein MRQSKYITIITMACALFFASCSDEYMENMNTDPSKAATIDPNAQLTTAQLQTYGDLSMMEIYRNYHYAFTQQLMGCWNTTNYGGRHTLDNNEMSRIWTSFYTQSLKNIIDAQYRTAEDAEKVNINSVLRIYRVYLMSIITDTYGDAPFSEAGLGFLEGKFNPKYDKQEDIYNAFFLELEDAVNKIDPTKDKVTGDLIYAGDVTKWQQLANSLRLRFAMRISNVNPTKAQTEFENALAANGGVITDASSDALIKYMTIAFSFGQEAYSDYRGNSLSQLLFGNDPANNPSYLCSTFFNQLYNSGDPRTFKISRCYYDGLMSATSPDNRVDITQEMIEKGIDFSPRDPGAYSWEPWPTGYDSDICKELAVNNPSVTATMAREVEPKLANNFLKSDNPGVVMTSAEVKFLMAEATVKKWNVGSVSAEDLYKQGVRAAMDFLTDNYGCTATTDAEFDTFIQDKGAFGHTDNQKLEAINTQAWILHFTNPAECWANVRRSGYPKLKSPAEYGFGQYLTGGTEIPVRLCYPVLESSYNKKSYHEAIERMGGTDNWHSLLWWDTEN; this is encoded by the coding sequence ATGAGACAATCTAAATACATCACAATCATCACGATGGCATGTGCCCTGTTTTTCGCTTCTTGCAGCGATGAATACATGGAAAACATGAATACCGACCCTTCCAAGGCCGCTACCATCGACCCGAATGCGCAGCTCACCACTGCCCAACTGCAAACGTACGGAGACCTTAGTATGATGGAAATCTACCGTAACTACCATTATGCATTCACCCAACAACTGATGGGATGCTGGAACACCACCAACTACGGCGGTCGCCATACGCTAGACAATAATGAAATGAGCCGTATCTGGACATCGTTCTACACTCAATCCCTGAAGAATATCATTGATGCTCAATATCGCACAGCCGAAGATGCAGAGAAAGTGAACATCAACTCTGTGCTCCGCATTTATCGGGTTTATCTTATGTCTATCATCACCGACACTTACGGAGACGCTCCTTTCAGTGAAGCCGGCCTGGGATTCCTCGAAGGAAAGTTCAATCCGAAGTATGACAAACAGGAAGATATTTACAACGCTTTCTTTCTGGAGCTGGAAGATGCCGTCAATAAAATCGATCCGACCAAAGATAAAGTGACAGGTGACCTCATCTATGCCGGTGACGTAACTAAATGGCAACAACTGGCAAACTCGCTTCGCCTTCGTTTTGCCATGCGAATCTCCAATGTCAATCCAACAAAGGCGCAAACGGAATTTGAAAATGCTTTGGCTGCCAATGGGGGTGTAATAACGGACGCCTCAAGCGATGCGCTCATCAAATACATGACAATCGCATTTAGTTTCGGACAAGAAGCTTACTCTGATTATCGCGGAAATTCATTGTCACAGTTATTGTTCGGCAACGACCCCGCCAATAATCCAAGTTACCTCTGCTCCACTTTCTTTAATCAGTTATACAATTCCGGTGATCCCCGTACATTCAAAATTTCCCGTTGTTATTATGACGGCTTGATGAGTGCCACCAGTCCCGACAATCGTGTCGACATCACCCAGGAGATGATTGAAAAAGGGATTGATTTCAGTCCGCGCGACCCGGGTGCCTACTCGTGGGAGCCATGGCCTACAGGATACGACAGCGATATTTGTAAGGAATTAGCCGTTAACAACCCTTCTGTTACAGCAACCATGGCTCGTGAGGTGGAACCCAAACTTGCCAATAATTTCCTAAAAAGCGACAATCCGGGCGTAGTGATGACCTCTGCAGAAGTGAAATTCCTGATGGCGGAAGCTACCGTGAAAAAATGGAATGTCGGCAGTGTGTCAGCAGAAGATCTTTACAAGCAAGGAGTGCGTGCGGCTATGGATTTCCTGACAGACAACTACGGTTGCACGGCTACTACTGATGCAGAGTTTGATACATTCATTCAAGATAAAGGGGCGTTCGGACATACGGACAATCAGAAACTTGAAGCTATCAATACACAGGCCTGGATTCTTCACTTCACCAATCCTGCCGAATGTTGGGCAAACGTGCGTCGTTCCGGTTATCCGAAGTTGAAATCACCGGCAGAATATGGGTTCGGACAATACCTCACCGGTGGAACGGAAATTCCGGTACGTCTCTGCTACCCTGTATTGGAATCTTCCTATAATAAGAAAAGCTACCATGAAGCCATTGAACGCATGGGAGGAACAGATAATTGGCACAGCCTTCTGTGGTGGGATACTGAAAACTAA
- a CDS encoding SusC/RagA family TonB-linked outer membrane protein, which translates to MNMEKCKYLLFCGTLALWMAGGFQQVYAATEPSSQAIQQQSNKVTGKVSDATGPIIGASVVEKGTANGTITDLDGNFSLNVKAGATLVVSYVGYKSEEVKAERGPLNITLKEDAKALDEVVVTALGIKRERKALGYGIDEVKGEALTKAKETNVINSMAGRVPGLVVSQTAGGPSGSTRVILRGSTEMTGNNQPLYVVDGVPLDNTNFGSAGTNGGFDLGDGISSINADDVENMSVLKGPAASALYGSRASHGVILITTKRANKDKISVEYNGTLTFDTQLAKWNDVQQIYGMGSNGTYSYDAISNTNKSWGPKADGSNMLKYFDGVERPFLIVPDNTSNFFRTGITATNSAIVGVNSGKTGIRFTYTDMRNKDIVPQTHMSRDIFNLRANTSAGKVDLDFSVNYTREDVKNRPALGDSKSNIGKNLMTLATTYDQEWLRTYQTADGEYSNWNGMDPYNVNPYWDIYKNFNKSKKDLFRMNGKAVWNIDPHLKLQATLGAELNWFTFDDYKAPTTPGFEAGRLQNSAFRNRMYNFEVLALYNNHWGDFDFNATLGGNVYKVNNQTTVTTAQDMKIRDVPSLTSFNEISVVPGSYRKQINSVYGAVNVGWRHMLYLDATLRGDQSSTLPIGNNMYMYPSFSGSFVFSELTKLGDLLPYGKVRMSWAQVGSDTDPYQLGLVYTKSKYAYPGYTIGYIDNGTIPNKDLKPTKTNSMEMGLELKFLKNRIGLDFTYYSQISKNQIMGMASSWTTGYNYRLINAGKIENKGIEIALSTRPIQTRDFSWDINLNFSKNSNKVKELDGKSDMFELEKASWLDVQIAAKVGENFGSIVGPDFQRNERGDILIDPQTGLPQYDKSNHVLGNASWDWTGGLLTNFTYKNLSLVAVFDVKVGADLYSMSARAAYESGKSPETLAGRDAWYRSEEERLAAGIAKGSDNWKPTGGFVAPGVIDNGDGTYRPNDIYINPEDYWMSVCRNAPSMFIYDNSYVKCRELTLSYNVPKSWLKNVVSGLTVSFVARNPFIVWKNIPNIDPDSNYNNTTGMGLEYGSLPSRRSYGFNVNVKF; encoded by the coding sequence ATGAATATGGAAAAATGTAAGTATCTACTGTTTTGCGGAACACTCGCCCTTTGGATGGCGGGAGGTTTCCAGCAAGTGTATGCAGCAACGGAACCAAGTTCCCAGGCTATTCAACAACAAAGTAACAAGGTAACCGGAAAAGTGAGCGATGCCACAGGGCCCATCATTGGGGCTTCCGTAGTGGAGAAAGGAACTGCCAACGGAACGATTACCGATCTGGATGGAAATTTCAGTTTGAATGTAAAAGCGGGAGCTACGCTCGTTGTCAGCTATGTGGGTTATAAATCCGAAGAGGTAAAAGCGGAAAGAGGTCCTTTGAACATCACCTTGAAGGAGGATGCCAAAGCATTGGATGAAGTCGTAGTTACCGCCCTTGGCATCAAGAGAGAGCGCAAAGCGTTGGGCTACGGCATTGACGAAGTGAAAGGCGAAGCCTTGACCAAAGCCAAAGAAACGAATGTTATCAACTCCATGGCAGGACGTGTGCCAGGCTTGGTAGTCAGCCAGACTGCCGGTGGTCCTTCCGGTTCTACGCGCGTTATTCTGCGAGGCAGTACCGAAATGACCGGCAATAACCAGCCTCTTTATGTAGTGGACGGTGTACCTCTGGACAATACCAACTTCGGCAGTGCCGGTACAAACGGTGGCTTCGACTTGGGCGACGGTATTTCGAGCATCAATGCCGATGACGTAGAAAACATGTCGGTATTGAAAGGCCCTGCGGCGTCCGCACTTTATGGTAGCCGTGCCAGCCACGGTGTTATCTTGATTACAACCAAGCGCGCCAACAAGGATAAAATCAGCGTGGAATATAACGGAACGCTGACTTTCGACACCCAACTTGCCAAATGGAACGATGTGCAACAAATATATGGTATGGGAAGCAACGGCACTTATAGCTATGATGCCATATCCAACACAAACAAAAGTTGGGGCCCCAAAGCAGACGGTTCAAACATGCTGAAGTATTTCGACGGCGTGGAACGCCCTTTCCTCATTGTCCCCGACAATACGTCCAACTTCTTCCGCACGGGTATCACCGCCACCAACTCCGCCATTGTAGGTGTGAACAGCGGAAAAACCGGAATTCGCTTTACCTATACGGATATGCGCAATAAAGACATTGTTCCCCAAACGCACATGAGCCGTGACATTTTCAACCTGCGTGCCAATACGTCTGCGGGCAAGGTAGACTTGGATTTCAGCGTCAACTATACACGGGAAGACGTGAAGAACCGTCCGGCACTGGGCGACAGCAAGTCTAATATCGGTAAAAACCTGATGACCCTCGCCACCACCTACGATCAGGAATGGCTGAGAACCTATCAGACTGCCGACGGCGAATATTCCAACTGGAACGGCATGGATCCCTACAACGTGAATCCGTACTGGGATATCTATAAGAACTTCAATAAATCCAAGAAAGATTTGTTCCGCATGAACGGCAAGGCCGTATGGAACATCGACCCACATCTGAAACTTCAGGCAACGTTGGGCGCCGAACTCAACTGGTTCACGTTCGATGATTACAAAGCGCCTACCACTCCCGGATTCGAAGCCGGAAGACTTCAAAACAGTGCTTTCCGCAACCGCATGTACAACTTTGAAGTGTTGGCTCTCTACAACAACCATTGGGGTGATTTCGATTTCAACGCTACATTAGGCGGCAATGTATATAAGGTGAACAACCAGACTACCGTTACCACCGCTCAAGACATGAAGATACGCGATGTCCCTTCACTGACGAGCTTCAACGAAATCAGTGTAGTGCCCGGCAGTTACCGCAAACAGATTAATTCGGTTTACGGAGCAGTGAACGTGGGATGGAGACACATGCTTTACCTCGATGCCACGTTGCGTGGCGACCAATCGTCTACCCTTCCCATTGGCAACAACATGTATATGTATCCTTCTTTCTCCGGTAGCTTTGTATTCTCCGAGCTGACAAAACTGGGCGACCTCCTGCCTTACGGAAAGGTGCGTATGTCATGGGCGCAAGTAGGTAGCGATACCGATCCTTATCAATTGGGACTCGTCTATACGAAATCCAAATATGCGTATCCCGGATATACCATCGGATATATCGATAACGGAACCATCCCCAACAAAGACTTGAAACCAACCAAAACAAACTCCATGGAAATGGGATTGGAATTGAAATTCCTGAAGAACCGTATCGGACTGGATTTCACCTACTATTCTCAAATCAGTAAAAACCAGATTATGGGAATGGCAAGTTCCTGGACAACCGGTTATAACTATCGCCTGATTAATGCCGGCAAGATAGAAAACAAAGGTATTGAGATTGCCCTCAGCACACGACCGATTCAAACACGCGATTTCTCCTGGGACATTAATCTGAACTTCTCCAAGAACAGCAACAAGGTAAAAGAACTGGATGGCAAATCGGATATGTTTGAACTGGAAAAGGCGTCCTGGCTCGACGTTCAGATAGCCGCTAAGGTAGGTGAGAACTTTGGTTCTATTGTAGGCCCGGACTTCCAACGGAACGAAAGGGGAGATATTCTGATTGACCCGCAAACCGGTCTGCCGCAATATGACAAGAGCAACCACGTACTGGGTAATGCCTCTTGGGACTGGACAGGTGGATTACTCACCAACTTTACCTACAAAAATCTTTCGCTGGTAGCGGTATTCGATGTGAAAGTAGGCGCCGACCTCTATTCCATGTCTGCCCGTGCTGCTTACGAATCAGGTAAAAGTCCGGAAACATTGGCAGGCCGCGACGCCTGGTATCGCTCGGAAGAAGAAAGATTGGCAGCCGGCATTGCAAAAGGATCCGACAACTGGAAGCCGACAGGCGGATTCGTGGCTCCGGGTGTCATCGACAACGGTGACGGAACGTATCGCCCCAACGACATCTACATCAATCCGGAAGACTACTGGATGAGCGTTTGCCGTAATGCGCCTTCTATGTTTATTTACGACAACTCATACGTGAAATGCCGTGAACTGACGTTGAGTTACAATGTGCCCAAATCCTGGCTGAAGAATGTAGTAAGCGGACTGACCGTTTCGTTCGTTGCCCGCAATCCGTTCATCGTATGGAAAAATATCCCGAATATCGACCCGGATTCAAACTACAACAATACCACCGGTATGGGACTTGAATACGGTTCGTTGCCTTCACGCAGAAGCTATGGTTTTAATGTAAATGTGAAATTCTAA
- a CDS encoding hybrid sensor histidine kinase/response regulator transcription factor has protein sequence MVRFNLVITLLLMISMAVKAELTNRMFDVRHVGYAEGLSSQRVFSIVEDGDGAMWIATKTGIDRYNGHTVKNYDLPGSFYYGDLAGRRLYLLYDAQQGLFAYDHTGRIYQYSPIQDHFELVLHLGQLIQEEVILNKLCLDSDGTWWMGADKGLYKQEADHRIVAVLKGQYVNDIALAGESLYVGTSNGVWQLSHALPDKKRQLLEGWNIQTLFCDKPKKELWIGTFGSGLSVMNLDTSKVLALEGQGSTFLHPIRAITDYDVHTILIGVDGGGVYAIDKDTKQARLLMNTKDDTDTYLRGNGVYAVTRDDQGNIWIGSYTGGVSVAILLKHPISIFTHEKGNTHSLISNNVNDIEENPDGSQWFATDDGISIRNTLSGTWKHVLKEIVTISLCTSENGNVWVGTYGDGVYLLDNNGRVLRHLTKQQGQLTTNYIFSVRQDMEGDLWIGGLDGCLIMFEKEKGSRRSFDVNWVQSIEPIDRNRIAVATVNGFFLVDKHTGNIQHYANSQEFHNQNVSAYIISMLFNDDGTVWLGTEGGGLNLYDMKNRTVKTFTVQEGLPSNDIYSLQRDDKKRLWVSTGKGIALIDSLHVSNLNYAGNIDKEYNKSSFARLMNGEFVYGSTDGAVFIMPLDISTVDYWTLLRFTGLTVDYQNAKEEESLKPAIHDMLADRAVQLGYKHNSFTVSFESINYRFQRDIVYQHILEGYDNDWSQPSAEGKASYTKVSPGTYLFKVRSLRRSDGKTIAESTLEVKVNQPWWNSWWAWTVYLFIIGFVFYFILRYKSNQLQKRYDEDKIRFFIDTAHDIRTPVTLIMAPLEDLNREQDLSDKARYYLNLAHESTRKLHSLITQLLEFEKVDAHKPSSSSVPLCLNEVLLKEVSVFRSFCEKKQLTLNLTQPDESVFVAADKHLIEMLLDNLLSNACKYTMPQGEISLDLKTTKRKAVLSLKDNGIGIPKKAKKHIFSDIYRAENARQSQEEGTGFGLLQVQRIVKMLHGKITFCSEEGKGTTFTVTLPRTTTIAEPMSHEPSLEHLADTSDNNSPETDKIKDPDDRNTLLIVEDHETLRHYLRQTFEHLYRVIDVADGHEAIACLANEYPDIILSDVMMPGIRGDELCRMVKENPDTSGIPVVLLTAKANHEAIVEGLKKGADDYIPKPFSTEILKLKVQGLIDNRNRQRQFFMRQAIAQVEAGGKRDDNENNESVDNKNVTTASETMTEGDRRFIMKATRFVLEHLDEPDFNINLLCHEMAMSRTLFYSRLKSLTGKGPQEFIRIIRLQKAAELLKEGKSVTDVAAETGFVNTKYFSSLFKKQFGMQPSKYSGK, from the coding sequence ATGGTTCGTTTTAATCTTGTTATCACCTTACTACTAATGATAAGCATGGCTGTCAAAGCCGAACTGACCAACCGGATGTTCGATGTCAGGCATGTAGGCTATGCAGAAGGCCTTAGTAGCCAACGTGTTTTCTCGATTGTCGAAGATGGAGACGGCGCTATGTGGATTGCTACAAAAACCGGAATAGACAGATACAACGGTCATACGGTAAAGAACTATGATTTGCCGGGCAGTTTCTATTATGGCGATCTTGCCGGACGCAGACTTTACTTATTGTACGACGCACAACAAGGACTGTTTGCCTACGACCATACCGGACGAATTTACCAATACTCCCCCATCCAGGATCATTTTGAACTAGTCCTCCACCTGGGACAATTGATTCAGGAAGAAGTCATCTTGAACAAACTCTGTCTGGATAGTGACGGAACCTGGTGGATGGGAGCGGATAAAGGACTATACAAGCAAGAAGCGGACCATCGTATAGTTGCCGTACTGAAAGGACAATATGTCAACGACATCGCATTGGCCGGCGAGTCGCTTTATGTGGGTACTTCTAACGGAGTCTGGCAACTGTCACACGCCCTGCCGGATAAGAAACGCCAACTGCTGGAGGGGTGGAATATACAAACATTGTTCTGCGACAAACCGAAGAAAGAACTCTGGATAGGCACATTTGGCAGCGGTTTGTCGGTGATGAACCTCGACACTTCCAAAGTGCTTGCGTTGGAGGGACAAGGGAGCACGTTCCTTCATCCGATACGGGCAATTACAGACTATGATGTACATACCATACTCATAGGCGTGGACGGTGGCGGTGTGTATGCGATAGACAAGGATACCAAGCAAGCCCGTTTACTGATGAATACCAAAGATGACACAGATACTTACCTGCGCGGAAACGGTGTATACGCCGTAACCAGAGACGATCAGGGCAACATCTGGATAGGCAGCTATACGGGAGGCGTATCCGTGGCTATCCTGCTGAAACATCCCATTTCGATATTCACACACGAAAAAGGAAATACCCATTCTCTCATCAGCAACAATGTAAATGATATTGAAGAAAACCCGGATGGCAGCCAATGGTTTGCTACCGATGATGGAATCAGCATCCGGAACACCCTGTCAGGCACCTGGAAACACGTGCTGAAAGAAATCGTAACCATTTCTCTCTGCACATCCGAGAATGGGAACGTATGGGTAGGAACGTACGGAGACGGAGTGTATCTATTGGATAACAACGGACGCGTGTTACGCCATCTCACCAAGCAACAAGGACAATTGACCACCAATTATATTTTCTCCGTCAGACAAGACATGGAGGGAGACTTATGGATAGGAGGTCTGGACGGATGCCTGATCATGTTTGAAAAAGAAAAAGGCAGCAGACGGTCTTTCGACGTGAATTGGGTACAGTCTATTGAGCCTATCGACCGAAACCGGATAGCGGTGGCTACCGTCAACGGCTTCTTTCTGGTGGACAAACATACAGGGAATATACAGCACTATGCCAATTCCCAGGAATTTCACAATCAGAATGTCAGTGCTTATATCATCTCTATGCTGTTCAATGACGACGGAACCGTGTGGCTGGGAACCGAAGGGGGAGGATTGAACCTATATGACATGAAAAACCGGACGGTAAAGACTTTCACTGTTCAAGAAGGATTGCCGTCCAACGATATATATAGTTTGCAGCGAGACGACAAGAAACGCTTGTGGGTCAGCACCGGAAAAGGAATTGCCTTGATAGACAGCCTGCACGTGTCGAACCTCAACTATGCAGGCAACATAGACAAGGAATATAACAAATCCTCATTTGCCCGGTTGATGAACGGCGAGTTTGTGTATGGTAGCACGGATGGCGCTGTCTTTATCATGCCACTCGACATTTCAACCGTAGACTACTGGACGCTCTTGCGTTTCACGGGGCTGACGGTTGATTATCAAAACGCCAAGGAAGAAGAATCGTTGAAACCTGCCATCCATGATATGCTTGCCGACCGTGCGGTGCAGCTCGGCTATAAACACAACTCGTTTACCGTTTCTTTTGAATCTATCAACTATCGTTTCCAGCGCGACATTGTCTATCAGCATATTTTAGAGGGGTATGACAATGACTGGAGCCAACCATCTGCCGAGGGGAAGGCATCCTACACCAAGGTATCACCGGGCACTTATCTTTTTAAGGTGCGCAGCCTGCGGCGCAGCGACGGAAAAACTATCGCCGAAAGCACCTTAGAAGTGAAAGTGAACCAGCCATGGTGGAACTCGTGGTGGGCTTGGACTGTTTACCTATTTATAATAGGCTTCGTTTTCTATTTCATCCTGCGCTATAAGAGCAATCAGCTCCAAAAGAGATATGACGAAGACAAAATACGTTTCTTTATCGACACGGCACACGACATTCGCACGCCGGTGACGCTTATCATGGCACCTCTGGAGGATTTGAACCGGGAACAGGATCTCTCAGACAAAGCCCGTTATTACCTGAATCTGGCCCATGAAAGTACCCGGAAACTCCATTCGCTCATCACACAGTTGCTCGAATTTGAGAAAGTAGACGCCCACAAACCATCTTCTTCATCGGTTCCGCTTTGTCTGAATGAAGTTTTGCTGAAAGAAGTCTCCGTCTTCCGGTCCTTTTGCGAGAAGAAGCAGTTGACACTGAATCTGACCCAACCCGACGAATCTGTTTTCGTTGCGGCAGACAAACACCTGATAGAGATGTTGCTTGACAATCTTCTCTCCAATGCCTGCAAATACACCATGCCTCAGGGAGAAATCAGTCTGGATTTGAAAACCACGAAGCGCAAAGCCGTCCTTTCGTTGAAGGATAACGGAATAGGCATACCGAAGAAAGCGAAAAAGCATATCTTCTCCGATATTTACAGAGCCGAGAATGCCCGGCAGTCACAAGAAGAAGGAACCGGATTCGGACTGTTGCAGGTGCAGCGCATTGTAAAAATGCTGCATGGTAAAATCACGTTCTGTTCCGAGGAGGGCAAAGGAACTACTTTCACCGTCACATTGCCGCGAACTACCACCATAGCCGAACCCATGTCGCATGAGCCATCCCTCGAACACCTTGCCGACACATCGGATAATAACAGCCCCGAGACGGATAAAATAAAAGATCCGGACGACCGGAATACATTGCTCATTGTAGAAGACCACGAAACTCTCCGTCACTACCTCCGTCAGACCTTTGAACACCTCTATCGGGTGATTGATGTTGCCGACGGACACGAAGCTATCGCCTGTCTTGCCAATGAATATCCGGACATCATCCTCTCCGACGTCATGATGCCCGGCATACGGGGTGACGAACTTTGCAGAATGGTCAAGGAAAATCCTGACACATCGGGTATTCCCGTCGTTCTGCTGACGGCAAAGGCTAACCACGAAGCAATAGTGGAAGGATTGAAGAAAGGCGCGGACGATTATATCCCCAAACCATTCAGCACAGAGATACTGAAACTGAAAGTACAAGGATTGATTGACAACCGAAACAGGCAACGACAGTTTTTCATGCGGCAAGCCATCGCTCAAGTAGAAGCGGGCGGCAAACGCGACGACAATGAAAACAATGAAAGTGTCGACAACAAGAACGTAACGACAGCAAGCGAAACAATGACCGAAGGCGACCGCCGGTTTATCATGAAAGCTACCCGGTTTGTTCTTGAACATTTGGATGAACCCGATTTCAACATCAATCTCTTGTGCCATGAAATGGCAATGAGCCGGACACTGTTCTACAGTCGCCTTAAGTCACTGACGGGAAAAGGACCGCAAGAGTTTATCCGTATCATCCGGTTACAGAAAGCTGCCGAACTGCTGAAAGAAGGTAAAAGCGTAACCGATGTCGCCGCCGAAACCGGATTCGTCAACACAAAGTATTTCAGTTCATTGTTCAAGAAACAATTCGGGATGCAGCCGAGTAAATATAGTGGTAAGTAG
- a CDS encoding family 16 glycosylhydrolase, translating to MKKVALVLFLSVCFAQQSCSSDSIGTEPEENPQDILFFKDDFNFFDEKVWTKETHEPGWTNQELQAYDAAHVSVGKDGNKSVLILTAERKGNKIYSGRVNSKGKKSFKYRKIKASIKLPQTNGGLWPAFWLMGDNDKEWPACGEIDIMEMGEQSGMAAGDSEKQVNTAIHYGPSVAAHEQQYYKANVANSLQDGNYHTYSLDWDENSLTISVDNVKFHTFDISSNTYFHDNFYILFNLAVGGAFTGITDINKLTGLKDGEKVKMYIDWVKIL from the coding sequence ATGAAAAAAGTAGCACTAGTCCTATTTTTATCCGTTTGCTTCGCGCAACAATCCTGTTCGTCGGACTCTATTGGAACGGAACCGGAAGAAAATCCACAAGACATTCTTTTTTTTAAAGACGATTTCAACTTTTTCGACGAAAAAGTATGGACAAAAGAAACTCATGAACCCGGCTGGACCAATCAGGAGCTGCAAGCATACGATGCCGCCCATGTATCGGTTGGAAAGGACGGGAACAAATCGGTTCTGATTCTTACCGCCGAACGCAAAGGAAATAAAATCTATTCAGGCAGGGTCAATTCAAAAGGAAAAAAGAGTTTCAAGTATCGCAAGATAAAGGCAAGCATCAAGCTTCCCCAAACCAACGGCGGGCTGTGGCCTGCGTTCTGGCTGATGGGAGACAACGACAAAGAATGGCCGGCATGCGGAGAAATAGACATTATGGAAATGGGAGAACAGAGCGGAATGGCTGCGGGCGATTCGGAAAAACAAGTGAACACCGCCATTCACTATGGTCCCAGCGTAGCGGCTCACGAACAGCAATACTACAAAGCCAATGTTGCCAACAGCCTGCAAGACGGCAATTATCACACCTACTCTCTGGATTGGGATGAAAACAGCCTGACAATATCCGTCGACAACGTCAAGTTTCATACGTTCGACATTAGCTCGAACACATACTTTCATGACAACTTCTACATCTTGTTCAACCTCGCTGTGGGAGGTGCGTTTACAGGGATTACCGACATTAATAAACTGACGGGCCTGAAAGACGGTGAGAAAGTGAAGATGTACATCGACTGGGTGAAAATATTATAG